The Paenibacillus macerans genome includes a window with the following:
- a CDS encoding putative bifunctional diguanylate cyclase/phosphodiesterase, with translation MRIRAEAKSTIVPGVVGLAAMIGVVWLSATAVLPGGTGKTMQALHLLAGLMCLAVSYSIFAQGWIMFTDKLSRQRLYSAALFSVVGILDMLYSAAYGGIPLLGFEPGPGLADWFLTLSHTVGALGMLAVFASSEKQVSDVHKITLFSVTALIAAAGLAWMNRHEAKLASGLAAGFLNSPAGRFTLIFGVSMLYIVAIAAIMHSHRAEQPPAIMTVTRALLFMVMGHVMLTFPFKDPQGSIQAAGQWYMCLSYYFVLKGVYRLTIEEPIRGRRQAEARMKHMAYHDDLTGLPNLRLMKEQLGQWLSVSGAYTGVAVINIDRFKAINDSLGYSAGDKLLTEFGARLKALCRAEEQVYRMGEDEFALILPRTDGAEIAEERAEQLLGAVNPAVLIDDTEYHISLSMGLSVFPVDGESVDQMIQYADMAVHHAKEHGVHFMRYTPAMKMYTQSRVELENDMRKALDREEFFLEFQPQMSLDTGKMVGMEALVRWNHPKRGLLPPGEFIPLAEESGLIVPLGEWVLKTACQYNKQWQLAGYEPVNVSVNLSMRQFRQYNLAERIGAILREVDLDPRYLELEVTESMTYDIDTALDQLHRLKSLGIQISIDDFGTGYSSLYYLKSLPIDRLKIDRAFVKEVMYDGNDAAIVSTITTMAHHLKLKVTAEGVENEEQLQFLRLQKCHEGQGYLFSRPVSAGVLEHEFLSRLAG, from the coding sequence CGGCAACAGCCGTCTTGCCGGGCGGAACCGGCAAAACGATGCAAGCGCTGCATTTGCTTGCGGGCTTGATGTGCCTGGCCGTGTCTTATTCCATCTTTGCGCAGGGATGGATCATGTTTACCGACAAGTTGTCCAGGCAGCGGCTGTATTCCGCCGCATTGTTTTCGGTGGTAGGTATCCTTGACATGTTATATTCCGCCGCTTACGGAGGCATTCCGCTTTTGGGCTTCGAGCCCGGACCGGGGCTGGCGGATTGGTTTTTAACGTTGTCCCATACGGTGGGAGCGCTTGGCATGCTGGCTGTTTTCGCTTCCTCCGAGAAGCAGGTGTCCGACGTTCATAAAATTACGCTGTTTTCCGTGACGGCGCTGATCGCCGCCGCCGGCCTGGCATGGATGAACCGGCACGAAGCCAAGCTCGCTTCCGGTTTGGCGGCGGGCTTTCTGAACTCGCCGGCGGGCAGGTTTACGCTCATATTCGGCGTTTCCATGCTGTATATTGTAGCGATCGCCGCGATTATGCACAGCCACCGGGCGGAACAGCCGCCGGCCATCATGACGGTAACGCGGGCCTTGCTGTTTATGGTTATGGGCCATGTGATGCTGACGTTTCCTTTCAAAGACCCCCAAGGCTCCATACAAGCGGCGGGCCAGTGGTATATGTGCTTATCCTATTATTTTGTGCTGAAAGGCGTTTACCGGCTGACGATCGAAGAGCCGATCCGCGGCCGGCGCCAGGCCGAAGCGCGGATGAAGCATATGGCTTATCATGACGATTTGACGGGCCTGCCGAATCTAAGGCTAATGAAGGAGCAGCTCGGCCAATGGTTGAGCGTTTCGGGGGCGTATACCGGGGTTGCCGTCATCAATATCGACCGTTTCAAAGCGATTAACGATTCGCTGGGGTACAGCGCGGGGGACAAGCTGCTCACCGAGTTCGGAGCCAGGCTGAAAGCGCTGTGTCGTGCCGAAGAGCAGGTGTACCGCATGGGGGAGGACGAGTTCGCCTTGATTTTGCCTAGGACGGACGGCGCCGAGATTGCCGAAGAGCGGGCCGAGCAGCTGCTCGGTGCGGTAAACCCAGCGGTGCTGATCGACGATACGGAATACCATATCTCGCTCAGCATGGGCCTGTCGGTGTTCCCGGTTGACGGCGAGTCGGTCGATCAAATGATTCAATACGCGGATATGGCGGTTCATCACGCCAAGGAGCACGGGGTTCATTTTATGCGGTATACTCCGGCGATGAAGATGTATACCCAGTCCCGGGTGGAGCTGGAGAACGATATGCGAAAAGCGCTGGACCGCGAGGAGTTTTTTCTGGAGTTTCAGCCGCAAATGAGTCTGGACACCGGAAAAATGGTGGGGATGGAGGCGCTCGTCCGCTGGAACCACCCGAAACGCGGGCTGCTGCCGCCCGGCGAGTTTATCCCGCTGGCCGAGGAGAGCGGCCTGATCGTTCCGTTGGGGGAATGGGTGCTCAAAACGGCCTGCCAGTACAATAAGCAGTGGCAGCTTGCGGGATATGAACCGGTAAACGTATCGGTCAATTTGTCGATGCGTCAATTCCGCCAATACAATCTGGCGGAGCGGATCGGCGCGATTTTGCGCGAGGTCGATCTGGACCCCCGTTACCTGGAGCTGGAAGTGACCGAAAGCATGACCTACGATATCGATACGGCTTTGGACCAGCTCCATCGTTTGAAGAGCTTGGGCATCCAGATCAGCATCGACGATTTCGGCACCGGCTATAGTTCGCTGTACTATTTGAAAAGCTTGCCGATCGACCGGTTGAAGATCGACCGCGCTTTCGTCAAAGAGGTTATGTACGACGGCAACGACGCGGCGATCGTCTCGACGATCACGACGATGGCGCATCATCTGAAGCTCAAGGTGACGGCCGAAGGCGTTGAGAACGAGGAGCAGTTGCAGTTTCTGAGGCTGCAAAAATGCCATGAAGGCCAGGGGTATTTGTTCAGCAGACCGGTATCCGCCGGCGTGCTGGAGCATGAATTCCTCAGCCGGCTCGCTGGCTAG